A stretch of Crossiella cryophila DNA encodes these proteins:
- a CDS encoding AAA family ATPase — translation MALEPDLGLVGRDSTAALLASLIDRKARRPLPIVVAYGPGGSGKTTLLDHLERRCRPDVPLARVDLDETGSKSCRDVLDAVFGQLRRYQNAHFGRMRLPRYELLRLAQSTAAEPEEDGDPHRRARQLLAHRLTGLPRIADVVGSLAESSPAPHWLTRLVRPLLSWLITLAVVAPPKIRWLLAPRRFAATWRWYEKVAGEGVLGLAKGCKVDEVIGQVWHLLRSEERRDRLVVDRLLVAAFLADLDGAYKGHRRRRRRVNCVLLLDGADLLSPFEVNLFPPGRTAPEPPVSDLLELLAEAKLRHPEVPLLVVATKQATPDQQDIPPQDTDEFDPGDAAHARYHGWRQRFETARANHGPAGAAVLPVRLRPFTLAQTRQFLHEWNRSRDSTVRSAALVAELHEVTKGHPLAVRLTTQVVDRLYRRDRVIPSVRAVFAQRVPREEAGAEPDEKVGDYLLVRFLQRFRGSDVPERAQTRRLLTRLAAPRRLDLATIQRLVPDRDAEEIWGRLSTYSFADRSADGRWIVLHPLLRELLGAQLLAHGAGAEYPYEHVHRELRNHYTMLGRQGDRLYHALALGDTHVVASHLSSRLTRGDSRWVADLEVIAEAPGWRHSRQLRSRLNWPRVRRVEELLIAVWKLRSSTSTVRRSAELFDDVLRAYRNLDAAGQPAVADQLSFYRNQVRLAEDNSIAEPGPALPPYSTGEDRHPYPAVWPPPHTLRRTAVAVVAVLLLGYGGIYLRHQLVHCDRDGLFAPGRVLDSVFDPSLMLTKSAQGECYGVTDGIGNFMHDANETLPDDIEVAELSRLIAEQNDQVRREAARPAEDDRRRPYATIVVASMLSSANEVPRRDLSAGVNELRGAYLAQRAWNRFNTPTIKPPFLIRLVLANFGGNSEFAQHTAEKIQSLVDSDPTVIGVSGMGQTRDSTIRAAEILGSAIGPWQGIPMVASAPTGNAFSGKDYFFRIAPPNQRQAEAAISFAANDSRLRDSQPFLLHDPTDRYSAELKDDYVRTLLRLRSGLGEPVEQTYEAGKSNTGNLLATRVKEMCEIAAQRKRKPLLIYSGRANEMPTLLEKLDDSSCDRDTVILGADDLSQLETAGYADLAGNEQQRARRVSYVDGRLYFTTLGPTEEGWRRITGGQPPAEAEQFFTQHADAQKEQGGQARAFRSGPNGHVMLAYDAVNLFLDAIERARTDTTLPDRAKLYAALRATTGSNLFRGVTGPVDFGQADPELLRRGADPRGKQVIVQQVIADGNQLRSAFVRAVT, via the coding sequence GTGGCGTTGGAGCCTGACCTCGGCCTGGTGGGGCGGGACAGCACGGCCGCGTTGCTGGCCTCCCTCATCGACCGCAAGGCGCGGCGGCCACTGCCCATCGTGGTCGCCTACGGACCCGGCGGCAGTGGCAAGACCACCCTGCTCGACCACCTGGAACGCCGCTGCCGCCCCGATGTGCCGCTGGCGCGGGTCGATCTGGACGAGACCGGGTCCAAATCCTGCCGGGACGTCCTCGACGCGGTCTTCGGCCAACTCCGCCGCTACCAGAACGCGCACTTCGGCCGGATGCGGCTACCCCGCTACGAACTGCTCCGGCTCGCCCAGAGCACCGCCGCCGAACCCGAGGAGGACGGCGACCCGCACCGCCGCGCCCGCCAGCTCCTGGCGCACCGGCTCACCGGCCTGCCCCGGATCGCCGACGTGGTCGGCTCGCTCGCCGAGTCCTCCCCCGCCCCGCACTGGCTCACCCGGCTGGTCCGGCCGCTGCTGAGCTGGCTGATCACCCTGGCCGTGGTCGCCCCGCCGAAGATCCGCTGGCTGCTCGCGCCGCGCCGGTTCGCCGCCACCTGGCGCTGGTACGAGAAGGTCGCCGGGGAAGGCGTGCTCGGACTGGCCAAGGGCTGCAAGGTCGACGAGGTCATCGGGCAGGTCTGGCACCTGCTGCGCAGCGAGGAACGCCGGGACCGCCTGGTGGTGGACCGGCTGCTGGTGGCCGCCTTCCTGGCCGACCTCGACGGCGCCTACAAGGGCCACCGCCGACGGCGCCGCCGGGTCAACTGCGTGCTGCTGCTCGACGGCGCGGACCTGTTGTCCCCCTTCGAGGTCAACCTGTTCCCGCCCGGCCGCACCGCGCCCGAACCCCCGGTCAGCGACCTCCTGGAACTGCTCGCCGAGGCCAAACTGCGCCACCCCGAGGTGCCGCTGCTGGTGGTGGCCACCAAACAGGCCACCCCCGACCAGCAGGACATCCCGCCGCAGGACACCGATGAGTTCGACCCCGGCGACGCCGCGCACGCCCGCTACCACGGCTGGCGGCAACGCTTCGAGACCGCGCGGGCCAACCACGGACCGGCCGGGGCCGCGGTGCTGCCGGTGCGGCTGCGGCCGTTCACCCTGGCCCAGACCCGGCAGTTCCTGCACGAGTGGAACCGCAGCCGGGACAGCACCGTCCGCTCGGCCGCGCTGGTCGCCGAACTGCACGAGGTCACCAAGGGCCACCCCCTGGCGGTCCGGCTCACCACGCAGGTGGTGGACCGGCTGTACCGGCGGGACCGGGTGATCCCCTCGGTGCGCGCGGTCTTCGCCCAGCGGGTGCCCAGGGAAGAGGCAGGCGCGGAACCGGACGAGAAGGTCGGCGACTACCTGCTGGTCCGCTTCCTGCAACGCTTCCGCGGCTCCGACGTGCCCGAACGCGCCCAGACCCGCCGCCTGCTCACCCGCCTGGCCGCCCCGCGCCGGCTCGACCTGGCCACCATCCAACGGCTGGTCCCTGACCGGGACGCGGAGGAGATCTGGGGCAGGCTGTCCACCTACAGCTTCGCCGACCGCAGCGCCGACGGCCGCTGGATCGTGCTGCACCCGCTGCTGCGCGAACTGCTCGGCGCGCAACTGCTCGCGCACGGCGCGGGCGCGGAATACCCGTACGAACACGTGCACCGCGAACTGCGCAACCACTACACCATGCTGGGGCGGCAGGGAGATCGGCTCTACCACGCGCTGGCCCTCGGCGACACGCACGTGGTGGCCAGTCACCTGTCCTCCCGGCTGACCCGCGGCGACAGCCGGTGGGTGGCCGACCTGGAGGTCATCGCCGAGGCGCCCGGCTGGCGGCACAGCCGACAGTTGCGCAGCAGGCTGAACTGGCCGAGGGTGCGCCGGGTGGAGGAACTGCTGATCGCGGTGTGGAAACTGCGCTCCAGCACCTCCACCGTGCGCCGCAGCGCCGAACTCTTCGACGACGTGCTGCGCGCCTACCGCAACCTCGACGCCGCAGGCCAGCCTGCCGTGGCCGACCAGCTTTCCTTCTACCGCAACCAGGTCCGGCTGGCCGAGGACAACTCGATCGCCGAGCCCGGCCCCGCGCTGCCGCCCTACAGCACCGGCGAGGACCGCCACCCCTACCCCGCGGTGTGGCCGCCGCCGCACACGCTGCGCCGCACCGCGGTCGCGGTGGTCGCCGTGCTGCTGCTCGGCTACGGCGGGATCTACCTGCGGCACCAGCTCGTGCACTGCGACCGGGACGGGCTCTTCGCGCCGGGGCGGGTCCTCGATTCGGTGTTCGACCCCAGCCTGATGCTGACCAAGTCCGCGCAGGGCGAGTGCTACGGCGTCACCGACGGCATCGGCAACTTCATGCACGACGCCAACGAGACCCTGCCCGACGACATCGAGGTCGCCGAGCTGAGCAGGCTGATCGCCGAACAGAACGACCAAGTGCGCCGGGAGGCCGCCCGGCCTGCCGAGGACGACCGCAGGCGGCCGTACGCGACCATCGTGGTGGCCTCGATGTTGAGCAGCGCCAACGAGGTTCCGCGCCGGGACCTGTCCGCGGGCGTGAACGAGTTGCGCGGGGCCTACCTCGCCCAGCGGGCCTGGAACCGGTTCAACACCCCCACCATCAAACCGCCGTTCCTGATTCGCCTGGTACTGGCCAACTTCGGCGGCAACTCCGAGTTCGCCCAGCACACCGCGGAGAAGATCCAGTCCCTTGTGGACAGTGACCCGACGGTGATCGGGGTCAGCGGCATGGGCCAGACCAGGGATTCCACCATCCGCGCCGCCGAGATCCTCGGCTCGGCCATCGGGCCGTGGCAGGGGATTCCGATGGTGGCCTCCGCGCCCACCGGCAACGCCTTCAGCGGCAAGGACTACTTCTTCCGGATCGCCCCGCCCAACCAGCGCCAGGCCGAGGCGGCGATCTCCTTCGCCGCCAACGATTCCCGGCTGCGGGACAGCCAGCCCTTCCTGCTGCACGACCCGACCGACCGCTACAGCGCCGAACTCAAGGACGACTACGTGCGGACCCTGCTGCGATTGCGCAGTGGCCTGGGCGAGCCGGTCGAGCAGACGTATGAGGCAGGCAAGAGCAACACCGGCAACCTGCTGGCCACCCGGGTCAAGGAGATGTGCGAGATCGCGGCCCAGCGCAAACGCAAGCCACTGCTCATCTACTCCGGCCGCGCCAACGAAATGCCCACCCTGCTGGAGAAACTCGACGACTCCAGCTGCGACCGCGACACCGTGATCCTGGGCGCCGACGACCTGTCCCAGCTGGAGACCGCGGGCTACGCCGACCTGGCAGGCAACGAACAGCAACGCGCCCGCCGAGTGTCCTATGTGGACGGAAGGCTGTACTTCACCACCCTGGGCCCCACCGAGGAAGGCTGGCGCCGCATCACCGGCGGCCAGCCCCCCGCCGAGGCCGAGCAGTTCTTCACCCAGCACGCCGACGCGCAGAAGGAACAGGGCGGCCAGGCCAGGGCCTTCCGCTCCGGCCCCAACGGCCACGTGATGCTGGCCTACGACGCGGTGAACCTGTTCCTGGACGCCATCGAACGCGCCCGCACCGACACCACCCTGCCCGACCGAGCCAAGCTGTACGCGGCCCTGCGCGCCACCACCGGCTCGAACCTGTTCCGCGGCGTCACCGGCCCCGTCGACTTCGGCCAGGCCGACCCGGAACTCCTGCGCCGAGGCGCCGACCCACGCGGCAAACAGGTCATCGTCCAACAGGTAATCGCCGACGGCAACCAACTCCGCTCCGCCTTCGTCCGAGCAGTCACCTAA
- a CDS encoding 5-oxoprolinase subunit B family protein, producing the protein MHADIRRFGSSAALVELPDSEAAHALHALLTAQPPAGLLELVPAARTVLVRYDPRVTDFATLRDHLDRHAPTPGMRAPASTVEVPVRYDGPDLGEVAELTGLAAAEVVRRHLGGEYTVSFCGFAPGFAYVTGLDPALRVPRRDTARTSVPAGAVAIADEFVGIYPRSSPGGWRLLGRTDLVLWDTARTRPGLLTAGTRVRFREVAA; encoded by the coding sequence GTGCACGCGGACATCCGGCGTTTCGGCAGCTCAGCGGCACTCGTTGAGCTGCCCGACAGCGAGGCGGCGCACGCCCTGCACGCGCTGCTGACCGCCCAGCCCCCGGCCGGGCTGCTCGAACTGGTCCCCGCGGCCCGCACCGTGCTGGTCCGCTACGACCCGCGCGTCACCGACTTCGCCACGCTGCGCGATCACCTGGACCGGCACGCCCCGACCCCCGGCATGCGCGCGCCGGCCAGCACCGTCGAGGTCCCGGTCCGCTACGACGGCCCGGATCTGGGCGAGGTCGCCGAGCTGACCGGACTGGCCGCGGCCGAGGTCGTGCGGCGGCACCTGGGCGGGGAGTACACGGTGAGCTTCTGCGGCTTCGCGCCCGGCTTCGCCTACGTGACCGGCCTGGACCCGGCGTTGCGGGTGCCGCGGCGGGACACCGCGCGGACCAGCGTGCCCGCCGGCGCGGTGGCCATCGCGGATGAGTTCGTCGGCATCTACCCGCGCTCCAGCCCTGGCGGCTGGCGGCTGCTGGGGCGGACCGACCTGGTGCTGTGGGACACCGCGCGGACCCGGCCCGGGTTGCTGACCGCGGGCACCCGGGTCCGATTCCGGGAGGTGGCGGCATGA
- a CDS encoding GntR family transcriptional regulator produces MSDAPLADLTADRGLLGRSSTAERVAGILRDRIIAGFFQPGERLSEEAIGQALGVSRNTLREAFRLLSHERLLSHQLNRGVFVRTLSVADVVDLYRVRRVVESAGVRNLANAPEGGLTALREAVAEADRAATDRRWRDVGTANMRFHQAIVALADSGRLDELMRQLLAELRLVFLVMNDPKAFHVPFMAGNRDILDLLEEGAADRAEALLVSYLDEAEQTLVRAYAPLAPNPTP; encoded by the coding sequence GTGAGCGACGCGCCCCTGGCGGACCTGACGGCTGATCGCGGGCTGCTGGGACGCAGCTCCACGGCCGAGCGGGTCGCGGGCATCCTGCGGGACCGGATCATCGCCGGCTTCTTCCAGCCCGGCGAACGGCTCTCCGAGGAGGCCATCGGCCAGGCACTCGGCGTCTCCCGCAACACCCTGCGCGAGGCATTCCGCCTGCTCAGCCACGAACGCCTGCTCTCCCACCAGCTCAACCGAGGCGTCTTCGTCCGCACCCTGTCCGTGGCCGACGTGGTCGACCTCTACCGGGTGCGCCGGGTGGTCGAGTCCGCGGGCGTGCGCAACCTGGCCAACGCCCCCGAGGGCGGCCTGACCGCGTTGCGCGAGGCCGTCGCCGAGGCCGACCGCGCCGCCACCGACCGCCGCTGGCGCGACGTCGGCACCGCGAACATGCGCTTCCACCAGGCGATCGTCGCCCTGGCCGACAGCGGCCGCCTGGACGAACTGATGCGCCAGCTCCTCGCCGAACTCCGCCTGGTCTTCCTGGTGATGAACGACCCCAAGGCCTTCCACGTCCCCTTCATGGCAGGCAACCGCGACATCCTGGACCTGCTCGAGGAAGGCGCCGCCGACCGCGCGGAAGCCCTACTGGTGTCCTACCTGGACGAAGCCGAACAAACCCTCGTCCGCGCCTACGCCCCCCTAGCCCCCAACCCCACCCCCTGA
- a CDS encoding MFS transporter, with product MSSSAPTPTARSGRKVIAASLIGTSLEWYDFFLYGTAAALVFPKLFFPTSDPLTGTLLALTTYAVGFIARPVGGAIFGHFGDKVGRKNVLVITLLLMGVATFAIGLLPTHAQIGALAPILLVTLRFLQGLGLGGEWGGAVLMTMEHGAANKRGLNASWPQVGVPAGNLLAAGVMWIMSASLSEEQFLDWGWRVPFLLSGLLVLVGFWIRRTISESPLFTQVEQTEAKAKLPLFDVFREHPRELLTAIGARIGTDVAFYTFTLFILTYLKDVVKVDRQVGLNAVLVASACQLALIPFFGALSDRYGRRPVYLAGALGAAVWVFAFFPLLATGSTALIILATVVALVAHAAMFGPQAAFISELFSTKLRYTGASLGYQLAGVLGGALAPLISLALLESTGSWVAIGVYVAAALLLTIGALIVAPETSRVDIAADPALDKPART from the coding sequence ATGAGCAGCTCAGCGCCCACGCCAACCGCCCGGTCGGGCCGCAAGGTGATCGCGGCCAGCCTGATCGGCACCTCGCTGGAGTGGTACGACTTCTTCCTCTACGGCACCGCGGCCGCGCTGGTCTTCCCCAAACTGTTCTTCCCGACCAGCGACCCGCTCACCGGCACCCTGCTGGCCCTGACCACCTACGCGGTCGGTTTCATCGCCCGCCCGGTCGGCGGCGCCATCTTCGGCCACTTCGGCGACAAGGTCGGCCGGAAGAACGTCCTGGTCATCACGCTGCTGCTGATGGGCGTGGCCACCTTCGCCATCGGCCTGCTGCCCACGCACGCCCAGATCGGCGCGCTGGCCCCGATCCTGCTGGTCACCCTGCGCTTCCTGCAGGGCCTCGGCCTGGGCGGGGAGTGGGGCGGCGCGGTGCTGATGACCATGGAGCACGGCGCGGCGAACAAGCGCGGGCTGAACGCGAGCTGGCCGCAGGTCGGCGTGCCCGCCGGCAACCTGCTGGCCGCCGGGGTCATGTGGATCATGTCGGCCTCGCTGTCCGAAGAGCAGTTCCTGGACTGGGGCTGGCGGGTGCCGTTCCTGCTCTCCGGCCTGCTGGTGCTGGTCGGTTTCTGGATCCGCCGCACCATCTCCGAGAGCCCGCTGTTCACCCAGGTCGAGCAGACCGAGGCCAAGGCCAAGCTGCCGCTGTTCGACGTCTTCCGCGAGCACCCGCGCGAGCTGCTCACCGCGATCGGCGCGCGCATCGGCACCGACGTGGCCTTCTACACCTTCACCCTGTTCATCCTCACCTACCTCAAGGACGTGGTGAAGGTCGACCGGCAGGTCGGGCTGAACGCGGTGCTGGTCGCCTCGGCCTGCCAGCTCGCGCTGATCCCGTTCTTCGGCGCGCTCTCGGACCGCTACGGCCGCCGCCCGGTCTACCTGGCCGGCGCGCTCGGCGCGGCGGTGTGGGTCTTCGCCTTCTTCCCGCTGCTGGCCACCGGTTCCACCGCGTTGATCATCCTGGCCACGGTGGTCGCGCTGGTGGCGCACGCGGCCATGTTCGGCCCGCAGGCCGCGTTCATCTCCGAGCTGTTCAGCACCAAGCTGCGCTACACCGGCGCCAGCCTCGGCTACCAGCTGGCCGGGGTGCTCGGCGGTGCGCTGGCCCCGCTGATCTCCCTGGCACTGCTGGAATCCACCGGCAGCTGGGTGGCCATCGGCGTCTACGTGGCCGCCGCCCTGCTGCTCACCATCGGCGCGCTGATCGTCGCGCCGGAGACCAGCCGGGTGGACATCGCCGCCGATCCGGCCCTGGACAAGCCCGCACGCACCTGA
- a CDS encoding 5-oxoprolinase subunit C family protein has product MSTTHGRGGIEVLDAGLLTLVQDLGRPGLAAMGVGRSGAADQPAFTLANRLVGNAESAAALELTLGGVQLRFHRGAWVALTGAPAPLHLGTPTIGAPRGPRTAAANAPLYVPAGTTLRIGRPERGLRSYLAVRGGLDLPPVLGSRASDLLSGIGPEPLVRGALLPIGNDIAGDPIVDLAPVAELPAEPVLRVLLGPRQDWFTHNAAAALCSGPYQVTPASNRIGVRLAGPRLDRARPGELPPEGMVGGALQVPPNGQPVLFLADHPVTGGYPVIAVVIEQDLPQAAQVRPGQRIRFQCTERTSR; this is encoded by the coding sequence ATGAGCACGACGCACGGGCGCGGCGGGATCGAGGTCCTCGACGCCGGGCTGCTCACCCTGGTCCAGGACCTCGGCCGTCCCGGACTGGCCGCGATGGGGGTCGGCCGCTCCGGCGCCGCCGACCAGCCCGCGTTCACCCTCGCCAACCGACTGGTCGGGAACGCCGAATCCGCCGCCGCCCTGGAACTCACCCTCGGCGGCGTGCAGCTCCGCTTCCACCGCGGCGCCTGGGTCGCGCTCACCGGCGCACCCGCCCCACTGCACCTGGGCACCCCCACGATCGGGGCCCCACGCGGCCCGCGCACCGCCGCGGCGAACGCGCCGCTCTACGTCCCGGCCGGGACCACCCTGCGGATCGGCCGTCCGGAACGCGGACTGCGCAGCTACCTCGCCGTACGCGGTGGCCTGGACCTGCCGCCGGTGCTCGGTTCCCGGGCCAGCGATTTGCTCTCCGGCATCGGTCCGGAACCACTCGTCCGGGGGGCTTTGCTGCCGATCGGGAACGACATCGCCGGTGACCCGATCGTGGATCTCGCACCGGTCGCGGAACTTCCCGCCGAACCGGTGCTGCGGGTGCTGCTCGGCCCGCGCCAGGACTGGTTCACCCACAACGCCGCCGCGGCCCTGTGCTCGGGTCCGTACCAGGTCACCCCGGCCAGCAACCGGATCGGCGTCCGGCTGGCCGGACCCCGCCTCGACCGCGCCCGTCCTGGTGAACTGCCGCCGGAGGGCATGGTCGGCGGCGCGCTCCAGGTTCCCCCGAACGGGCAACCCGTGCTGTTCCTCGCCGACCACCCGGTGACCGGCGGTTATCCGGTGATCGCGGTGGTCATCGAGCAGGATCTGCCGCAGGCGGCGCAGGTCCGGCCCGGACAGCGAATCCGATTCCAGTGCACCGAAAGGACAAGCCGATGA